In one Triplophysa dalaica isolate WHDGS20190420 chromosome 9, ASM1584641v1, whole genome shotgun sequence genomic region, the following are encoded:
- the trarg1a gene encoding trafficking regulator of GLUT4 1 yields the protein MAINTDTEFAKSNLGESGATKPESQETEKLLTTAETTGVKTSSSFTVSVGGDNALDVDQNGHSLPLRSGSAGELGAPPLSPSRISLSRASSGHPVQEQQKPKDYLMLVILSCFCPVWPLSIVALVYSIMSRNSLQQGDMDGARRLGRLALLLSCFSIILGLLIIIIYVVVTVTG from the exons ATGGCAATCAACACAGATACGGAGTTTGCTAAATCCAACCTGGGGGAGAGCGGCGCAACAAAACCGGAGTCCCAAGAGACCGAGAAACTTCTTACAACCGCTGAGACCACCGGGGTTAAGACCTCCAGCTCCTTTACGGTCAGCGTCGGCGGTGACAATGCTCTCGATGTTGATCAAAACGGCCACAGTTTGCCGCTGAGATCCGGATCGGCGGGAGAGCTCGGAGCGCCACCCTTGTCGCCGTCCAGAATCAGCCTGAGCCGCGCATCATCCGGCCACCCCGTCCAAGAGCAGCAGAAACCTAAAGACTATCTCATGTTGGTCATTTTGTCCTGCTTTTGTCCCGTGTGGCCGCTAAGCATCGTTGCTTTGGTCTATTCAATAATG TCGAGAAACAGTCTACAGCAGGGCGATATGGATGGGGCGAGGCGCTTGGGACGCTTGGCTCTCCTGCTCAGCTGTTTTTCCATCATTCTGGGCCTCCTGATTATCATAATCTACGTGGTGGTTACAG TAACTGGATAA
- the aipl1 gene encoding aryl-hydrocarbon-interacting protein-like 1, producing MEDSMMLGVEGIRKTILHGGTDEMPRFVTGTKVTFHFRTQLCNDERTVIDDSKKVGTPMEVVIGNMFKLDVWEILLTSMRIGEVAKFWCDVMHTGLYPIVAKSLRRIADGKDPVDWHIHTCGMANMFAYHSLGYEDLDELQKEPQPLYFVMELLKVQQPSEYDRESWALNDEERLKAVPVLHGQGNKLFKQGRFEDATMKYKEAIVCIKNVQSKEKAWEAPWLKLEKMANTLTLNYCQCLLRMEEYYEVIEHTSDIINQHPGTMKAFFLRGKAHMEVWNEAEARADYIRVLDLDPGMKKTVKKELAVLKMRMDLKNEEDRLTYKGMFTKLSEGQETLEQELPEKEILEQPSPEQDGAPLEETYEEQINLEQASLLQTTLANMLLETSEQTDSSRAADMTPENVIPEETSREQANTEERNAVDMILEQSPSEQTPPEEISPEQAVQEPMSSEQMTLN from the exons ATGGAGGACAGCATGATGCTAGGGGTTGAAGGGATCAGGAAGACCATCTTGCATGGAGGGACTGATGAGATGCCCAGATTTGTCACAGGAACTAAG GTGACCTTCCATTTCCGCACCCAGCTCTGCAATGATGAGCGCACAGTCATAGATGACAGTAAGAAGGTAGGTACGCCTATGGAAGTGGTCATCGGGAACATGTTTAAACTAGATGTCTGGGAAATTCTGCTGACGTCCATGAGGATAGGGGAGGTGGCCAAGTTCTGGTGTGATGTCATG CACACAGGGTTGTATCCCATAGTGGCGAAGAGTCTGCGGCGCATTGCAGATGGAAAGGATCCAGTAGACTGGCATATTCACACCTGCGGCATGGCCAATATGTTTGCATATCACAGTTTGGGCTATGAAGATCTGGATGAACTTCAGAAGGAACCACAGCCTCTCTACTTTGTTATGGAACTTCTAAAG GTTCAACAGCCGAGTGAATATGACAGAGAGTCATGGGCTCTGAATGATGAAGAGCGACTTAAGGCAGTACCTGTGCTTCACGGTCAAGGGAACAAGCTTTTCAAACAGGGCCGTTTCGAGGATGCCACAATGAAATATAAGGAAGCCATCGTGTGCATCAAGAATGTGCAGTCAAAG GAGAAGGCATGGGAAGCTCCCTGGCTTAAACTGGAGAAGATGGCCAACACACTCACTTTAAACTACTGCCAGTGTCTGCTGCGCATGGAGGAGTATTATGAGGTCATCGAACACACATCTGACATCATCAACCAACACCCCG GGACAATGAAAGCCTTCTTTCTGCGTGGTAAAGCGCACATGGAAGTGTGGAATGAAGCAGAAGCAAGAGCTGATTACATAAGAGTGCTGGATCTGGATCCGGGAATGAAAAAGACGGTAAAGAAAGAGCTAGCAGTTCTCAAAATGCGTATGGACTTAAAAAATGAGGAGGACAGATTGACGTACAAGGGGATGTTCACAAAACTATCGGAAGGACAAGAGACTCTGGAGCAAGAGCTTCCAGAAAAAGAGATACTGGAGCAACCATCTCCAGAACAAGATGGAGCACCACTGGAAGAAACATATGAAGAACAAATCAATCTAGAACAAGCAAGTTTATTGCAAACAACTCTGGCAAACATGCTTTTGGAAACATCAGAGCAAACGGATTCATCACGAGCAGCTGACATGACTCCAGAAAACGTGATTCCAGAAGAAACTAGCAGAGAACAAGCtaacacagaagaaagaaatgctGTAGACATGATTCTAGAGCAATCACCTTCTGAACAAACACCTCCAGAGGAAATAAGTCCAGAACAAGCAGTGCAAGAACCAATGTCTTCAGAACAAATGACTCTAAATTaa